A part of Pseudomonadota bacterium genomic DNA contains:
- a CDS encoding type II toxin-antitoxin system RelE/ParE family toxin produces MIKSFRHKGLEQFFYTGTKKGIKPEHAGKLERILDRLNAANDLKDMNYPGSNLHALSGDRKDQFSVRVSGNWRVIFEFENGDAYIVDYDDYH; encoded by the coding sequence ATGATCAAATCATTTAGACATAAAGGTCTGGAACAATTTTTCTATACCGGCACAAAGAAAGGTATAAAGCCTGAGCATGCTGGCAAACTCGAAAGAATTTTAGATCGACTGAATGCTGCAAATGATTTGAAAGATATGAATTACCCAGGATCAAATCTGCATGCACTGAGTGGAGACCGAAAAGATCAGTTTTCAGTCAGAGTTTCAGGTAACTGGCGTGTTATTTTCGAGTTTGAAAATGGCGACGCATATATTGTTGATTACGACGACTATCATTAG